The Longimicrobium sp. genome contains the following window.
TCGCCGATCAGGTGCTGCTTGCCCGCAAACTTTCCCCGCAGCCGGCGGACGAAGTGGCGCACGTACACGCGCCCCATGAACGACCGGTCCAGCTTGTCGCTGCCGGCGCCCAGGTCGAAGGGGATGGAAACGGCGGCCGCGGCGCGGATGCGCGAGCCGGCGCCGCGCTCGCCCAGGTACTTCAGCAGCACGTTCGCGCCGAGGGAAAAGCCGACGCCCAGGAGCGTGGCGCGGGGATAGCGCCCGGCCAGCAGATCCAGGAGAAAGGCCGTGTCGCCCGTCTCTCCCGCGTGGTAGAAGCGCAGTGCGCGGTTGGGCTCGCCGCTGCACCCGCGGAAGTTCATGGCGACGGAGCGGATGCCCTGGCCGGCCAGCGCGCGGCAGGTTTCCAGCATGTACGAGGAGTTGCTGCTCCCCTCCAACCCGTGGATCACCAGGCAGAGCGGCGAATCGTCCCCCGCGGCGGGCGCTCCCTCCACCGTGGCGAAGTCCAGGTCCAGGAAGTCGCCGTCGGGCGTTTCCACCCGCTCGCGGCGGTACGCAACCCCGTGCGGAGGGCGGATGAAGCGGCCGGCGACGGTCTGCGCGTGGGCCCCGGGAAGCCAGCGGGCGGGGCGAAAGGGCGTGGGCGTGAACGGAATGCGATCGGTCATCGCGGCAATCTATCAGCAAACCCCTTTCCGCCGGCACCCGTCCGCGCGATAATTTGGAACGGGCTGCGTCACGGATTCGTGTCGCCATCCGCTCCCCTTCCCCGCACTCCCGCCGTGTGGCTCCTTCCGTTCCTCGCGCAGGTGTCGTCGCTGGCCGTCCGCACCTTCTACCGCCTGACGGTGGCGGGAAAGCAGGTGCCGCCGGAGGGCCCGGTGCTGATCGTCGCCAACCATCCCAACTCACTCGTGGACCCGGCCGCCGTCGCGGCGGTCGCCGGCCGCCCCGTGCGCTTTCTGGCCAAGGCACCGCTGTTCACGGACGCCGCCGTGGGCTGGCTGGTGCGCGGGTCGGGCGCCATCCCCGTCTACCGCCACGCCGACAACCCCGCCGAGGTGGGGAAGAACGAAGACACCTTTCGCGCCGTGCACCAGGCGCTGGCCGACGGGGCGGCGGTGGGCATCTTTCCCGAGGGGGTGAGCCACAGCGAGCCGTCGCTGGTGCCGCTGAAGACCGGCGCGGCGCGCATCGCCCTGGGCGCGGCGGCGATCCTGGGGGGATCGTTCCCCGTGGTCGCCGTGGGGCTGACGTTCCGCAAGAAGCAGCAGTTCCGCTCCGAGGCGCTGGTGATGGTGGGCAAGCCGGTGGAGTGGGACGACCTGGCGGGCCGCGGCATGGACGATCGCGAGGCGGTGGACCTGCTGACGGAGCGAATCGACCGGGCGCTGCACCGGGTGACGCTGAACCTGGAGCGCTGGGAAGACCAGCCGCTGGTGGAAACGGCGGAGGCGGTGTACGCGGCGGAGTTCCCGGTAGACCCGTCACCCGTGGCCCGCGTCGCCCGGCTGCGCGAGACGGCGGACGGGCTGGCGCGCCTGCGGTCGAAGGAGCGGGGCGGATGGGAGCAGGTGGCGTCCGCCGTGTCGTCGCACGCGCGGGCGCTGCGGGTGCTGCGGATGACGCCGGTGGAACTGAAGGCGTCGGTGGGAAAGGTGGAGGCGGGCAAGTGGGTGGCGCGCCAGCTGGGCGTGCTGCGCGCGCTGATCCCCATCGCCATCGTGGGGATCATCATCTTCTACATCCCCTACCGCGCCAC
Protein-coding sequences here:
- a CDS encoding hydrolase, producing MTDRIPFTPTPFRPARWLPGAHAQTVAGRFIRPPHGVAYRRERVETPDGDFLDLDFATVEGAPAAGDDSPLCLVIHGLEGSSNSSYMLETCRALAGQGIRSVAMNFRGCSGEPNRALRFYHAGETGDTAFLLDLLAGRYPRATLLGVGFSLGANVLLKYLGERGAGSRIRAAAAVSIPFDLGAGSDKLDRSFMGRVYVRHFVRRLRGKFAGKQHLIGDRLDAERIRRARSFREFDDAATALLHGFRDAEDYYTRSSSAGYVARIRVPTLLVHATDDPFVDERAIPHADIDANPCLYTAFTPHGGHVGFIAGSPRRPRFWAEGEAARFLAAQAGTERA
- a CDS encoding 1-acyl-sn-glycerol-3-phosphate acyltransferase, with product MWLLPFLAQVSSLAVRTFYRLTVAGKQVPPEGPVLIVANHPNSLVDPAAVAAVAGRPVRFLAKAPLFTDAAVGWLVRGSGAIPVYRHADNPAEVGKNEDTFRAVHQALADGAAVGIFPEGVSHSEPSLVPLKTGAARIALGAAAILGGSFPVVAVGLTFRKKQQFRSEALVMVGKPVEWDDLAGRGMDDREAVDLLTERIDRALHRVTLNLERWEDQPLVETAEAVYAAEFPVDPSPVARVARLRETADGLARLRSKERGGWEQVASAVSSHARALRVLRMTPVELKASVGKVEAGKWVARQLGVLRALIPIAIVGIIIFYIPYRATGFAEARARPPQDIRATFKTLVGAVLHAVWTIVLAVAVWWRWGWKYGLAALVVLPVLAWVTLWTVDMWNRARGEARRFYLRARRAEAIEDLRIRQRALAERLAALWETVKA